The Elaeis guineensis isolate ETL-2024a chromosome 3, EG11, whole genome shotgun sequence region CTACCCATCTAAAACAAGCTCATTTAGCACAAAACTCAACAAAATGGATCAAATTAAACCAAATGTTTAGGATCGATTTGATATGATATTTGCATATGGTCGATTTGGTTTCAATTTTGagttaaaaaaattgatttgagtTGGTTTGATTTCAAAGATACTCCTAAACTGGCCAGACCGGAATCGTGCATAACTCTGATTCAATGTGGCCCCACCATCCATTTTCATTTACTTAGGCTTACAAGACTCCATTATAGGATGGTTATGTGAGGCTTTTAGGATTAGAAAACTATTGCAAGGAATGATTTAGATAGAGAGAACGGATGAAGAGAGATGAGAATAGTAGTGATGTTTAGAGAGTAGGTGTTAAAGAGAAAGAGGTGGTGGCAGTGGATAGGGCTCGGGGCTATGTTAGATGGAGAGCAGGGGTAATGATGAGAGAAGGAGGAGATGGTGGGAGTGGTGGGGCTCAAAACTAATTACATGAGGAGAAGAGATGAGGATGATAGCAAAGtttagagcagaggaggagaatGTGGTGGGAGTAAGTGGGGGTGAAGACCAAATAAGATGGAGAGAAGGGATGAGGATGACTGTAGGATTTAGAAAGGAGGAAGAGATGTAGAAAAAAGAGAAGGTAATGGTGCTGGTGGAGCTTTAATGAGGCTCAGGATCAAGTTAGATGAAGAGAAGCAATAGAGAAAAGGGATAAGGACCACAATGTCGTTTTGAAAGGATGAGGAGAATGTGTTGGAAGAAGAGGTGATGAGAGTGGTCTGGCTTGATAAGGCTAGGGACCAAGTTGTCATCTTTTTCTATTTAATGATTACATATACAATTCCTATAGTTTTACATATATGTGTTAGGATTTTTTGGTACTATTTATGAGCTTTTACTTTGCTACTTGATTTCAAAATTTGTCCATATAATTGAGCTCTCTATTGAGttcattattatcaaataattttttttctttagaagaaggttttacttttcctcctctcttcacTTTTCCTCCTCTCTTTTGAAGTTCAAAAATGATCAAAAGATTACAAAAGGTTAAGAGTCTAGATCTTCTTTAGTTTAGGATAGAATATTTTTAGAGGTCCAACTGAGTAGAATTATGGAGGTCCCTCATGTTTGAGATTAAAATAGGTATTCAACAAtatcatgtaaatatatataaaataaaatccaaCAAATCAAAGCCTTTTTATCAAAGGAAATTTGAATGTATGAGGTAAAAGAAAGTATATATGCTTATTAAAATTCCATCTTAAAAGATTAGACTCTCATAAGATATAATAAAATCATGGTTGTTCATAATTACTCTTATATTTATCTACTAGAAGTTTATCTATTAAGgggaaatctaaaatttaagtttgaACAAGAAAATGCCTGTATAATGTGCAAGGAGATTATGAAACTATAAGCAAAATATATTCAATATTAAAATGAGGTATGAGAAGTCTAATAGATAATTAAAATCTTTAATAGACTTACTGTAAAGTTTCTTAACAACATATATACTCATGATTTAAGGATTTATTAAGCATTTTAGAAAGAGCCGTTTATTAAGGAACTACATAGTTACTTTGCCTTTTAGAAAGAACCCTTTATTAAGGAACTAAAGAGTAGGGATTTTACAAACCATCAATTGTTGAATGTATTCCTTTTGATTAGCATTCAAAATTGATTATATTAGGACCAGAGAACATATCACCATGAATGAATCTAGAGGTAAAAATTACATGGTCAAGCTTTATAGGTATGCTCACATTTCGAAGTATTCAGAGAGTTGATTAAAATCCCAGTATATTTATCAGTTAATCATGTACTTCTtattgacatatattctcaaaatttGCTATTAGCTGTCATATGGTGAGCTACTTTGTCATAACTTCAGATATAAATGGAAGCACCATATCCATAAATCAAAGTATtgagtggatgtctggtcaggacaccacctcccaagatcttttcagtaccacgcgatgcagcaggaagaaagaagaaacaaaacaaaagaaaaataatcaaaatacgtggatcagccataaaagggctcgcctccacgaggcatgcaaacttcactatgaaaaaaaaaattttacaagaggagacctcaccctcaaccattgtacacccaattctctctcactagaagttttcctcacaaaagctctctctctcttgaagacccccctgaacccctgaagtgcctggcgaccgctgtccaggagcctcctgctccttctctcagcactctcgcctctttctctcttctcgggttcgtacgggcttcgtacggtgcaaatTCGAACCACTGCCTCTCTGTTCGTCACAGGagccttttatagaccttaatcactacttagatcatgattaggactccataatcaacccaaatcacgttccagaccgtcggatcaagatcggaagcCACCCATGCtgtcggatcgcgctccggtccatggaatagtgccgtggaccgcgagaaacacgtggaaaacgtccacgcggtccacaggcctcgttgtggaccgcccggtccacggtggaccggggcaaaggggccagcctgcgcgcgcgggcctgggccgcgcctgcgcgcgcctgggccgcgcgcccggctgggccgcccgcccgcctgggccgcgcgtcccgtgcgggcctgggtcgcgcgtccagcgtgccgccgcctgcggcaGCGCTGCTGCCGCccaccgccggtcgccggcggtcctccatcacctcgaatgtcgtgccgacttcaaaagctcgtatctcctccatccgagctccgtttcggatgatcttggtctcgttggactccattttttgccccgaacctcactgtgggctcaatgtaggctgaatctcgaggcatcaaatcctaacaatctccacctcgactcgatattcggcctcctccaaactccaagagcttctagatctcctcgcccTTATGCCTTGAGGCAATCGtccgctgatcatggatgggcaaacatgggagtcgagccaggttgctcgatcccatctccgtcgtatgctgtgctcctcctgacctgagatctgctcgggcatcatcctacggcaataggaatctcaccttgcgacgttgcctctcgtcctcccgagtctcctgtctcgtgcccgatccgcctcctggagctccacctcactctgggctccgcctggctcccaaagctccacctcgcattgggctctctgtcaggtaataatgtcctctgttccccttctttccctctagcacaatcctatcgccgcgtagcaccctcaagattcctccaccagctaccgtcctgtagcctctcgaatccagtctgctaagtgagataagattccatctgaaatcgggtatgtatcgaacctctccgaatctcctcactgcaccgtcatatgtcctccagctgaccgtcccaatgcctctgatcgcacagctcgatccatccggtagatatacagtgccctcactattctccagggagtcaaactgctcctctctgcaacatacatgataggggcatgcagaatctaatatccactgctgggaagaagtagatacctcgtcagatatctccaagacatctccatctaaatcactgccggccgtcgctacagcagccaccgtccgatttttaagttgagggcaatctctggctagatgccccaactcctcacaccgataacacctggttttgctcaagtccctcctggacttagaccgccctcgttgcgatctcctatcgctccgtctaccgcctcctgcacctccagaagccaccaaagctgagctaccgccacctgagctcgaagctgggttctccctcttgagaatctcgttctggagtattgccgcggtgacctcgtccatcttgatggtgctcttccccactagaagtgcagtcaccaaggactcgtacgaaggggaaagcgacgccagcaaaaccagcgccctgatcttctcctcaacgttttcgccaacgctgagaaggtaagtgaggatcttctggaagtggctcagatgctcctgtacgctctgttcctcagtcatccgcagttggtaaaactgcctccagaggaaaagagtgttggtgagagacttcgccatgtacaactcctcgagcttcgaccacaacaccgtcggagaagtctcgctcagcacatggatcaccatctcatccatcaggtacatgcggatggtactcaccgtctgcatctgtagccatttccaatcctgcacctccatggtggtcggcttctcatcgcacaagagagcatcgatcaacccctgttggatgagcacgtccttcacccttgcctgccacaaggagaaatttctcttaccatcgaacttgttgatcttcatcttgattgttcctgtcttctccatcttcagtcttgctcaccactactgcaatctgcgtccttgtaccgccttgctctgataccacttgttgggtggatgtctgaccaggacaccacctcccaagatcttttcagtaccacgcgatgcagcaggaagaaagaagaaacaaaataaaagaaaaacaatcaaaatacgtggatcagccacaaaagggctcgcctccatggggcatgcaaacttcactatgaaaaagaaaattttacaagaagagacctcaccctcaacccttgtacacccaattctctctcactagaagttcccctcacaaaagctctctctctcttgaagaccctcctgaacccctgaagtgcctgacgaccgctttccaggagcctcctgctccttctctctcagcactctcgcctctctctctcttctcgggttcgtacgggcttcgtacggcgcaaatccgaaccactgcctctctgttcgtcacaggagccttttatagaccttaatcactacttagatcatgattatgactccttaatcaacccaaatcacgtcccagaccgtcggatcaagatcgggagccacccatgccgtcggatcgtgctccagtccacggaatagtgccgtggaccgcgagaaatgcgtgggaaatgcccatgcggtccacaggcctcgccgtggaccgcctggtccatggtggaccggggcaaaggggccagcaggtcgctgggcctgggccggcccgcgcgcgggcTTGGGTCGCGCGTCTCGTGCGCCGTCgcttgcggccgcgccgctgccgcccgccaccggtcgccggcggtcttcCGCCACCTCGAatgtcgtgccgacttcaaaagctcgtatgtcctccatccgagctccgtttcgggtgatcttgatctcgttggacttcatttttcgtcgcgaacctcgctgtaggctcaatgtgggctgaatctcgaggtgtcaaatcctaacacaaaGAATGAATGCTTGCAGGTGACGTGATTGAGATTACAAATCTTTATCTACCTATATTTGATCTTTCTCTAACAGAAATTCGTGCAATGCAAGTAATATAACCTATTCACAATATTATAGGCAATTACAATAAAAGTCTGTTTACTTATTATGTAGATAATTTTTCTAAGGATTCTTTATAATATAAAATTGTAAATGAATGTATAAATGCATTAACAATAGCATGACATTAGTACGTTAATATAATTTGAATTGAAAAGAGTCTTGATGCTTAACTTCAAAATAATATCAGATTGTTAAGATCTTGATAAATACGGCATGAAGTTTCTTAATGCCATATCTACTAAGGATTTTAGAAAGACAGCTATTCAGAAATTCAatgatttattttttcttaaattgaTGGTAAACACTAATATATGAGAAAGACTCGAGGGGTAGACTATGTAGATAGGGAGGGTTTTAGTTTCTGCTTCTTTTTATCACCTTATCGGTGGCTAGGAAGAGATAAATAAAGATTTTTAGAAAGAGACggctattaaaaaaattaataattatttgtTTATCAATTAATTGTAACCTAGGAATAGTTAAAATGAGGATTTAGAAAAGTTGGCTATCAAGAAATTCATTAGAATTTTATGCCAATCCTTTCTCTTTCCTTGGGAATTAGACTCTAAataacagaagaaaaaaaaaaaaaatcatatttctgGGAGTACTCAGGTCGCCACACGAGCACCGACCGACCAAATGGGAACAATTAAAAATACCCTACATAGAATGCCACTCCAACTCTGACAAATAGATCTAACAAACGAATCAGGTTCCACTAAGCTTCCATCCTTTGGTGCGACCCCTTACCAACTACCAAGTATCGACTGGCTCTAGTTTTTCGTAAATATAGTTGTCGCTGCTGACTTAACTGATTTTTTCTACATTATTATAAAAGAGGGCATTTCTGCCCGTCGGTAAAAAAAACAATAGAAACAAGACCGCCTTACTCGAGGTCCGAGACCAGCGACGATCTCTCCCCTCTTCCcaactctttcttcctctccgccTCCGCTCTCACCCGAAGCATGACCAGCTCCTCCGCTCCTTCCAAGaaggtctctctctctccccccccctccCAATTTTTCTCGTTCTCATCTCTCGTCTTTTTATCGCTTTTCAGGTTCTGAGCAAGATCGCCAGCAATCGCCTCCAGAAGGAGCTCAAGGAATGGCAGGCCAATCCGCCGGCTGGATTCAAGCAAAAGTTCACCGACAGCCTTCATAGGTGTTCGCCGCCTAGGGCTCCATCTCCTCCTCCCTCCCTCTTTTCTGCTTTCTTTTAATCAATTTGGCATGAAacccttttctttgcttttcgaTCACAAGGTGGATCATCGAAGTGGTCGGCGCCCCCGGGACGCTCTACGCCAACGAGACCTACCAGCTTCAGGTCGATTTCCCTGAGCATTACCCCATGGAAGCTCCCCAGGTTATGGGATTCGATCCCGTTTTCTCCTTTCTTTGGCCCTTGATTCTGTGGGAATGCTGTTTtctgatatatatgtatatatacatatgggtGTGCTGATCAGGTCATCTTCCTCCATCCCGCACCTTTGCACCCTCATGTTTATAGCAACGGTCATATATGTTTAGGTAATCCTCCATGCTGCtatgttttatttatttattcatttatatatGGTCTTATGTAGAGTGTCCTGGTTCTCATTTTTGGATGCTAGGGTTGTTAAAACAGCTGGATAGTTGTTAAGTGCTTTTTCTGTCCTAATAGtgtcaagcatttaaagcatGAAAGATTAGTTTACtggattgttctcttctttttagtTCATTCTGGgtcatttattttatatttggaCGTTATTATATTTCTAGTTGGTATGGAGGTAAGTTTGCCTTCTGATGAGGGGTCTTTGGAAACTAGTGAAGTCATTCTGTAACTGGAAGTTTAGCACTTCCAAGGCAGTCCATCATTGGTCAAAATACTTCTATAACTGAAATAAGAGGATCATCGAGAGGGATTCTTTGCTAAGCCTAAAACTAGATCATGGTTGTGAGGCCACATTAGAGAATCCTACATGGTGGTAGCAAAGTCATTTAATCATCCTTATATTATATCGACACAAGTATTAGGAGCCATGATAGCTTGTCCTGCTGTAATCTCTTACTATAAATGTTTGCTCCTCCTTCCACCAGAAAGGAAAaatgaaaaagggaaaaagaacacTTTAGATAATGCACCAATAGTATAGGAGAATCCCTTCCCCTTTTCGTTCCTGTTCtcactctctttccttctcttacTTTTTCTCTCTTCTATACGACTAGACCTATtacctctcttttcttcctatcTGTGACTTCTTTTTCGACAACTATTCAGCTGGGTGGTACTAGGCACTTATACGATACTTTGCCTCCCTCCGGTACATTACATGTTGCTAATTTGCTCTTGACGGAAGCAATACATTTGTATGTTATTCCTAGGCCATTATCTTATAATAGGGACGTTGACTTTCTTTTTGGACTTTGCATTCTGATTTCAGTACTACATTAATAATGCCCATAATCCCCAGATAGGTGGTTGGTTTGAGGTGCTAATTACTCCTTGAGTTATATTCTAAGTTGTTAGCAAGGAAGAGACCAGCTTGGTGTGATTTGACCTTGCATAAGCTGGTCATTAAACACATTAATGGTCCGTTTTGATGTTTGTACTAGAATTGCCGAGGATAGAGAAAATGTAGGAATATAATGATGCTATGAGaggaaatcaagaaaaaaattgccATTGGTATTTGCTGATATTTGTTGTTTGGCTGATCATTGGAAAATACGCTAGAAACATAGTTACAACCCACATTAGTTTAATACATAATGTATGCATAATGCACTTATTATGGAAAGATGTCTCAATGGTTTcacctaattgaatataattactATTTTGATTCTGAATATTGCAAATATATATTATCAATTAGTATTCTTTTGCTCAAAAAATGTCAGTATTCTTTTGCTCAAGAAATAGCATTCTCAAGTTATATACAACTCCTAGCTAGTTGAGAATTATCCCATCGACATTTCCACCATCCAAACTCTTAATTTTTCCTACAAGTCATTTGAATGTTAATAAGAAAATAATCTGATAATATCGGTAGATATTCCCTGCTTCACAAGCAGTggaatatgagagagagagagagaacaatgAAAAGGGAAGTGTAGGTTGGTTCTATTGTTTTGCAGAAGAGTTTGGAGGAGTGTTGTCC contains the following coding sequences:
- the LOC105042247 gene encoding probable ubiquitin-conjugating enzyme E2 16, with the translated sequence MTSSSAPSKKVLSKIASNRLQKELKEWQANPPAGFKQKFTDSLHRWIIEVVGAPGTLYANETYQLQVDFPEHYPMEAPQVIFLHPAPLHPHVYSNGHICLDILYDSWSPAMTVSSVCISILSMLSSSAVKQRPDDNDRYVKNCKNGRSPKETRWWFHDDKV